Proteins encoded together in one Fibrobacter sp. UWH4 window:
- a CDS encoding TolC family protein — translation MFRIVAFLLMASMALAGEVRYDLTRFVNEGLAANPQIQELKHGAEAKKNQLGKLKSEAILPTFYVTMMVGPAPGLKNELQDGDTVEVYDFSRMGPFWGVEAKFIQPLNLGQYRAGKMAIEADIQQKSFDIENNIHKKDVELQTYYYNYLLAREMIRLATDAQKKVDEAYEKLEEALDDDDPNVSQMDLLNLKAKMHTVKEGVTEANLGMKRVMLAIRFSLNLREEDSFATEDSALTPRSETLPTLEEVRNLTVQHHPELRQLSAGLRARRLQLDLAEAKLAPEFFIMGQVQYVKSWAGNRSVMQKDAFAEDAVNKLDGLIGLGVRYNLNFWKSWENYRSARTDLRGLQLKESYATNGLMSQAEEQYYQVVTAKEKMDALKESLRASEGILKGAAMKYDLDKSQTSGLVSAYTQNVTMQKDYYFAVCKYNVEFAQLIAKMGMSLNDFHTIYMNQ, via the coding sequence ATGTTCCGTATTGTGGCATTCCTGTTGATGGCGTCCATGGCGCTTGCCGGTGAAGTCCGGTACGACCTGACTCGCTTTGTCAACGAAGGCCTTGCCGCCAATCCGCAAATTCAGGAACTCAAGCACGGAGCCGAAGCCAAGAAAAATCAGCTCGGCAAGCTCAAGTCCGAAGCGATTCTCCCGACATTCTACGTCACGATGATGGTAGGCCCCGCTCCCGGCCTAAAAAACGAGCTACAGGACGGAGACACCGTAGAAGTTTACGATTTCTCAAGAATGGGCCCCTTCTGGGGCGTCGAAGCCAAGTTTATCCAGCCCCTGAACCTGGGACAGTATCGCGCAGGCAAGATGGCGATCGAAGCGGATATCCAGCAAAAATCATTTGACATCGAAAACAACATCCACAAGAAGGATGTCGAACTACAGACTTATTACTACAACTACCTTCTCGCCCGCGAAATGATCCGCCTTGCAACGGACGCCCAAAAGAAAGTGGACGAAGCCTACGAAAAGTTGGAAGAAGCCCTAGACGATGACGACCCGAACGTATCGCAGATGGACCTCCTGAACCTCAAGGCAAAAATGCATACCGTCAAGGAAGGAGTCACCGAAGCGAACCTCGGCATGAAACGCGTGATGCTAGCGATCCGTTTTTCATTGAACCTGCGTGAAGAGGACTCTTTTGCAACTGAAGATTCCGCCCTGACACCGCGATCGGAAACACTTCCCACCCTCGAAGAAGTCCGAAACCTGACCGTCCAGCACCACCCGGAACTGAGACAACTTTCGGCAGGGCTCCGTGCCCGTCGCCTGCAACTGGACCTCGCCGAAGCGAAACTCGCCCCCGAATTCTTTATCATGGGCCAGGTACAATACGTCAAGAGTTGGGCAGGAAACCGTAGCGTCATGCAGAAGGACGCCTTCGCCGAAGATGCAGTCAACAAACTGGACGGGCTCATCGGACTTGGCGTGCGCTACAACCTGAATTTCTGGAAAAGCTGGGAAAACTACCGCTCCGCCCGCACCGACCTGCGCGGGCTCCAACTCAAGGAATCCTACGCCACGAACGGCCTCATGAGCCAGGCCGAAGAACAGTATTACCAGGTTGTCACCGCCAAGGAAAAGATGGACGCCCTGAAAGAAAGCCTGCGCGCCTCGGAAGGAATCCTGAAGGGCGCCGCCATGAAATATGATTTGGACAAGTCGCAGACAAGCGGACTGGTTTCGGCCTACACTCAGAATGTAACGATGCAGAAAGATTACTATTTTGCCGTATGCAAGTACAACGTGGAATTTGCGCAGCTGATTGCAAAGATGGGAATGTCGCTGAACGATTTCCACACGATTTACATGAATCAGTGA
- a CDS encoding phospholipid-binding protein MlaC, which produces MFKKILVTVACVSLMAFAAEDPVAAIQKKDSELQTLLKKSSRNTKETERVKNLLNDSFDFALLAKKSLSANDWKAQDAASQDKFVNEFQRMVRNSSAKRLELYRADSTIYEPAKMKGDSEARVVAHLWNKGKESVLEYKMTLVDGKWKAWDLVIDDLSTARNYKEQFSQILKNKSFAELIDIISKKADETEK; this is translated from the coding sequence ATGTTCAAGAAGATTTTGGTTACGGTAGCCTGTGTTTCGTTAATGGCCTTTGCCGCCGAAGACCCCGTCGCGGCCATCCAGAAAAAGGACTCCGAATTGCAGACCCTTTTGAAGAAATCCAGCAGGAACACCAAGGAAACCGAACGAGTCAAGAACCTTCTGAACGATTCGTTCGACTTCGCCCTTCTGGCAAAGAAATCCCTTTCGGCAAATGACTGGAAAGCTCAGGACGCCGCCTCGCAGGATAAATTCGTAAACGAATTCCAGCGCATGGTCAGAAACTCCAGCGCCAAGCGCCTGGAACTGTACCGCGCCGATTCCACCATTTACGAACCCGCCAAGATGAAAGGGGACAGCGAAGCTCGCGTCGTAGCCCACCTCTGGAACAAGGGGAAGGAATCGGTCCTTGAATACAAGATGACCCTTGTCGACGGCAAGTGGAAAGCTTGGGACCTCGTCATTGACGACCTTTCGACCGCCCGCAACTACAAGGAACAGTTCAGCCAGATTCTCAAGAACAAGAGCTTTGCCGAACTGATCGACATCATCAGCAAGAAGGCTGACGAAACGGAGAAGTAG
- a CDS encoding pseudouridine synthase — MPALTLDRLLASLGFGSRKECRALVRMGVVELNGAVQEDPFVEFKERPETITVNGEEIPTIEKLYIMMDKPLDVECSHNARDHQSVFELLPDRFSAMGIQTVGRLDADSSGLLLFSNQGDFIHKVESPKKGYLKQYRVTLAREFTDKQMTELLNGVMLKDERRPVLARDIVIDGDSVLISIGEGLYHQVRRMFAAVGNHVETLKREAIGPVVLDQTLGKGGWRYLTEEEVAALS; from the coding sequence ATGCCCGCATTGACCCTAGATAGACTGCTAGCCTCCCTCGGTTTCGGCTCTCGCAAAGAATGCCGCGCGCTCGTCCGCATGGGCGTAGTCGAATTGAACGGCGCCGTCCAGGAAGACCCCTTCGTGGAATTCAAGGAACGCCCCGAAACCATCACCGTAAACGGAGAAGAAATTCCGACCATCGAAAAGCTCTACATCATGATGGACAAGCCGCTGGACGTAGAATGCAGCCATAACGCCCGCGACCACCAGTCCGTGTTTGAACTGCTCCCCGACCGGTTCTCCGCCATGGGAATCCAGACCGTGGGGCGCCTCGATGCGGATTCCTCGGGCCTACTGCTTTTCTCAAACCAGGGCGACTTTATCCACAAGGTGGAAAGTCCCAAGAAAGGCTACCTGAAGCAGTACAGGGTAACGCTTGCGCGGGAGTTCACCGATAAACAGATGACCGAATTGCTGAACGGCGTAATGCTCAAGGACGAACGGCGTCCGGTGCTTGCACGGGACATCGTGATCGATGGAGATTCGGTACTGATTTCTATTGGCGAAGGACTGTATCACCAGGTGCGTCGCATGTTCGCCGCCGTAGGCAACCACGTGGAAACCCTGAAGCGCGAAGCCATCGGCCCGGTGGTGCTGGACCAGACGCTCGGCAAGGGCGGGTGGCGCTACCTGACCGAAGAAGAAGTCGCGGCACTTTCGTAA
- a CDS encoding HU family DNA-binding protein produces the protein MANITKQALIQEIAKSTGFVRNDIKTVIEQFLDLLAEKLIEGNTIEIRGFGTFACKPRKARPARNPRTGETVLIEERMVPSFKFSNDIKDKINSLEAIVEGVNAKLESEGSDVMIAVQSQETPTDTESK, from the coding sequence GTGGCAAATATAACTAAACAAGCATTGATTCAAGAGATCGCCAAGTCCACTGGATTTGTGCGCAACGACATAAAGACCGTTATCGAGCAGTTTCTCGACCTTTTGGCCGAAAAGCTGATAGAGGGCAACACCATCGAAATTCGTGGCTTTGGCACTTTCGCCTGCAAACCGCGCAAGGCGCGCCCGGCTCGTAATCCTCGTACGGGAGAAACGGTCCTGATCGAAGAACGTATGGTCCCTTCGTTCAAGTTCAGCAACGACATCAAGGACAAAATCAATTCTCTCGAGGCGATTGTCGAAGGCGTGAACGCCAAGCTGGAATCCGAAGGTAGCGACGTGATGATTGCCGTCCAGTCGCAGGAAACCCCGACCGATACCGAATCGAAATAG
- a CDS encoding tRNA-dihydrouridine synthase: MLKSFKLRNLEVFPNTILSPMDGVTDAPFRRLCRVLSGNRMGLLVSEFVPTDGDAVFCLDGHKQLKFFPEERPFGIQIFGRFPDRMATAAKKIAEALHPEFIEVNAGCPAPKVAGKGSGSGLLRDLPRLQEILHDVRTALDSSSVNIPLTLKCRIGWDDQSINVMETLKIAEGEGVEMLTVHGRTRLQGYNGLANWDWIGKVAAAAKIPVIGNGDVNSVANARERLETYGVSGVSIGRGAMHNPWIFGQIADAWEGKPPHQMTASEALDVFPLYYKFKLEDGATEMGALGRLKQLAARLCKGFEDPTLTVRQTLLTAQTADEFFDRLEVLKNSVVKSMRYDPNRLVNLNGAKETELRFGDQFAGR, translated from the coding sequence ATGTTGAAAAGTTTCAAGCTTCGAAATCTGGAAGTCTTTCCGAATACAATCCTCAGTCCCATGGACGGGGTGACAGACGCCCCTTTCCGCAGGCTCTGCCGAGTTCTTTCCGGTAACCGAATGGGGCTCCTGGTTTCCGAGTTCGTCCCGACCGACGGTGACGCCGTGTTTTGCCTTGACGGGCACAAGCAGTTGAAGTTTTTCCCTGAAGAACGCCCTTTCGGCATCCAGATTTTCGGACGCTTTCCCGACAGGATGGCCACCGCCGCAAAGAAAATCGCCGAAGCCCTCCATCCGGAATTCATCGAGGTGAATGCAGGCTGCCCCGCCCCCAAGGTCGCAGGCAAGGGCAGCGGATCGGGACTGTTGCGAGACCTACCCCGCCTGCAAGAAATCCTGCACGACGTCCGGACGGCCCTCGATTCCTCAAGCGTAAACATTCCCCTGACCCTCAAGTGCCGTATCGGCTGGGACGACCAGAGCATCAACGTAATGGAAACACTGAAGATCGCCGAAGGCGAAGGCGTCGAAATGCTGACGGTACATGGCCGAACCAGGCTACAAGGGTATAACGGACTCGCCAACTGGGACTGGATCGGCAAAGTAGCGGCCGCGGCCAAGATTCCCGTTATCGGGAATGGCGACGTGAACAGCGTCGCAAACGCCCGCGAGCGCCTTGAAACGTACGGAGTATCGGGCGTTTCCATTGGCCGCGGTGCGATGCACAACCCGTGGATTTTCGGACAAATTGCTGACGCCTGGGAAGGTAAACCGCCTCATCAAATGACCGCCTCCGAGGCCCTCGACGTGTTTCCCCTCTACTACAAGTTCAAGCTGGAGGACGGCGCCACCGAAATGGGGGCTCTTGGACGTTTGAAACAGCTTGCCGCAAGACTTTGCAAGGGCTTTGAAGACCCGACCTTGACCGTACGCCAAACGCTACTCACCGCACAGACGGCGGACGAATTCTTCGACCGCCTAGAGGTGTTGAAAAATAGTGTTGTGAAATCTATGCGCTACGATCCGAACCGTTTGGTGAATCTAAATGGAGCCAAAGAAACCGAATTAAGGTTTGGCGACCAATTTGCCGGAAGATAA
- a CDS encoding type II toxin-antitoxin system RelB/DinJ family antitoxin, whose protein sequence is MAIVSVRMEDETKKKFETFCDSVGITVSAAVNMFVKMTIREDRLPFDVKGHSFEPLGKVVQAKDVG, encoded by the coding sequence ATGGCAATAGTAAGCGTAAGAATGGAAGACGAAACGAAGAAAAAGTTTGAAACATTCTGTGATTCCGTTGGGATTACTGTTTCGGCTGCAGTAAATATGTTTGTCAAGATGACAATCCGAGAAGATCGCCTACCTTTTGATGTCAAAGGGCATTCCTTTGAACCGCTAGGAAAAGTGGTCCAGGCAAAGGATGTCGGCTAA
- a CDS encoding DUF4332 domain-containing protein yields MSGSLISIAGIDRKMQDLLSSRAKIESLPRFWDATRTPEERAELARKTRIPLDTINIWAVQAELLRIDTMSYDMAYELMEADIRSVEQFKETSASVILEKLKKENPHTKFTEDAILKLQKADVKFARAFECTTVLKDTIVTKDTTPGIYSNLSNVIIELGKGVAVAQHELDQYSLDIQNKILRDDKLYGMGLQATWYVMPEVEFTMKMDYSVYEEKKEDGTITRTDVNMLPSNATYSNLFKSSKKEESSVKLKIVPIPAGDKFVARRYMPNLKNGNVSTIGELKSELERVGISAYKILPEDVDVSDDSMQIEVIRQDPLENKLLVIGIVPEIQIKVVKK; encoded by the coding sequence ATGTCAGGTTCATTGATTAGTATTGCTGGTATTGACCGTAAAATGCAGGATCTTTTATCGTCAAGAGCTAAGATTGAAAGTCTTCCTCGTTTTTGGGATGCAACTCGTACCCCCGAAGAAAGAGCTGAATTGGCTAGAAAAACAAGAATTCCTTTGGACACAATAAACATTTGGGCCGTGCAAGCAGAATTACTTCGTATTGATACGATGTCTTATGATATGGCATACGAATTAATGGAAGCGGACATCCGTTCTGTGGAACAGTTTAAAGAAACAAGTGCAAGTGTAATTCTTGAAAAATTAAAAAAAGAAAATCCCCATACAAAATTTACTGAAGATGCTATTCTTAAACTTCAAAAAGCTGATGTTAAATTTGCAAGAGCGTTTGAATGTACTACTGTTCTAAAAGATACGATTGTTACAAAAGATACTACGCCTGGAATTTATTCCAACTTGTCTAACGTTATAATTGAATTAGGCAAGGGTGTTGCCGTTGCACAGCATGAATTAGATCAATATTCTTTGGATATTCAAAATAAAATTTTAAGAGACGATAAATTGTATGGCATGGGGTTGCAGGCAACATGGTATGTAATGCCTGAGGTTGAATTTACCATGAAAATGGATTATTCAGTTTATGAAGAAAAAAAAGAGGACGGAACTATTACTAGAACTGATGTTAACATGTTGCCTAGTAATGCAACTTATTCCAACTTGTTCAAATCTTCAAAGAAAGAAGAAAGTTCTGTAAAATTGAAAATAGTGCCTATACCAGCAGGAGACAAATTTGTTGCAAGACGATATATGCCGAATTTGAAAAATGGCAATGTATCAACCATTGGAGAGTTAAAATCTGAACTTGAACGAGTTGGTATTTCTGCCTATAAAATTTTACCGGAAGATGTTGATGTGTCTGATGATTCGATGCAGATAGAAGTTATTCGTCAGGATCCTCTTGAAAACAAACTTTTGGTAATAGGAATTGTTCCCGAAATTCAAATTAAAGTGGTGAAAAAGTAA
- a CDS encoding DUF6765 family protein, with translation MQIDCHYYGTYYIARKAGFDHDDAKRIAWAAQTVDEMNHENVSRLIHSDLVTDGVGNTYVNNYNTKCEEVIKAYSCLVTLTTDKGYLYKNRTDYTEKLRRRIIYAWTPFHFLPCGKDELENKKLAGMDYKEIPEHVKGVKDKEDQKQRLCKDVDLICKTSTNLCSNMIQEAMSSLQTCGNSELEKNKALYRIGIAMHVLADTWSHQGFTGACDEYLNSVEIDELDDCDTKIEGTCDGDWDLGTVVVGSFADVSQEPFSPAWTGHGSAGSNPDIPGFNYKMLYEEIENDSEKEIFTNVYNPVRYTYAFYQMYKALLYVRNPDEFVKSTNVEDVDNNIFLMGDNRQIFLNDNFSQDVSFLLKADLPKWEEIQKDIKSCFLPTSKMNERSAKWKECIVNSYKDSTELFEFRKDEEAEYFLDKTKKEQNIKAFLEAAKEHRTFIMGKIGLDSYEAEVTKGVADELKEYIKGYFEDADEKYIEEMERKRKEEEERKRKEEEERERKKDQVIYDSGVPVNPGHSSPNKWGQNENNEEKDSYVAICTGMECAGNSLIKGMRWDSEFFPAEEKCSVSSNNS, from the coding sequence ATGCAGATCGATTGCCACTATTATGGAACGTACTATATCGCTAGAAAAGCTGGATTTGACCATGATGACGCAAAAAGAATCGCATGGGCGGCACAAACTGTTGATGAAATGAATCATGAAAATGTGAGTCGGTTGATTCACAGTGATTTAGTTACTGATGGTGTAGGAAATACGTATGTAAATAATTATAATACGAAGTGTGAAGAGGTGATAAAAGCGTATTCCTGTTTGGTTACGTTAACGACGGATAAAGGCTATTTGTACAAAAATAGAACAGATTATACAGAAAAACTCAGAAGAAGAATCATATATGCGTGGACTCCGTTTCACTTTTTGCCTTGTGGTAAGGATGAATTAGAAAATAAAAAACTAGCAGGGATGGATTACAAAGAAATTCCCGAGCACGTCAAAGGTGTAAAAGATAAAGAGGATCAAAAGCAAAGACTTTGTAAAGATGTCGATCTTATTTGCAAGACATCAACAAATTTATGCAGTAATATGATTCAAGAAGCAATGTCTTCACTACAAACGTGTGGAAACAGCGAACTGGAAAAGAATAAAGCGCTATATAGAATTGGAATCGCTATGCATGTTTTGGCGGACACCTGGTCTCATCAAGGATTCACTGGTGCTTGTGACGAGTATCTCAACTCTGTTGAAATTGATGAGCTTGATGATTGTGACACAAAGATCGAAGGTACCTGCGATGGAGATTGGGATTTGGGTACTGTTGTGGTTGGATCTTTCGCTGACGTCTCTCAGGAACCATTTTCTCCAGCATGGACAGGACATGGATCTGCTGGAAGTAATCCTGATATTCCTGGCTTCAATTATAAGATGTTGTATGAAGAAATTGAAAATGATTCTGAAAAAGAAATTTTCACCAATGTGTACAATCCTGTGAGATATACATATGCTTTTTACCAAATGTACAAAGCGTTATTGTATGTTAGAAATCCAGATGAATTTGTTAAAAGTACGAATGTAGAAGATGTAGATAATAACATTTTCCTTATGGGGGATAATAGGCAAATTTTCCTCAATGATAATTTTTCTCAAGATGTATCTTTTCTACTGAAGGCTGATCTTCCAAAATGGGAAGAAATTCAGAAAGATATAAAATCGTGCTTTTTGCCTACATCCAAGATGAATGAAAGAAGCGCTAAATGGAAAGAATGTATTGTCAATAGTTATAAAGATTCAACAGAGCTTTTTGAATTTCGTAAAGATGAGGAGGCAGAATATTTTTTAGATAAAACAAAAAAAGAACAAAATATAAAAGCGTTTTTGGAAGCGGCAAAAGAACATCGGACCTTTATCATGGGAAAAATAGGTCTTGATTCATACGAAGCTGAGGTAACAAAGGGGGTTGCTGATGAATTGAAGGAATATATTAAAGGTTACTTCGAAGATGCCGACGAGAAATATATAGAGGAGATGGAAAGAAAGCGTAAAGAAGAAGAGGAAAGAAAACGTAAAGAGGAAGAGGAACGTGAGCGAAAAAAAGATCAGGTGATATATGATAGTGGTGTTCCTGTTAACCCGGGGCATTCGTCTCCCAATAAATGGGGGCAAAATGAAAATAATGAAGAGAAAGATTCGTATGTTGCAATTTGTACCGGAATGGAATGTGCTGGCAATAGTTTGATTAAGGGTATGAGGTGGGATAGTGAATTTTTCCCCGCTGAAGAGAAATGCTCCGTGAGTTCAAATAATTCATGA
- a CDS encoding C2 family cysteine protease — MANNKIFDGCPDPFSVAEFIKGERINWSTKKDEYDAIAECFGITKKGFVQNASTLLNPQVSTNAKGDFIVISEEDAEKRLDSLLKKFARSQSKKSTKSSNLEQRRKNIVKSLLYKQVSDVSKMKLVYDDDSSASEDDFYLPDGLKWMDKGYFFNETVDWRDVCQNAIGDCYFLSALCSIAFVNPFLIKNVTAFRKKWNKDGGKVAKYAPWHAIDFYVPNSSQYESSQAWSDQKKTVQTIVVSEDVLVNKDGLNYGVSGHKEKSYRINGGRLPKRKSGKDPCWPAVYEKAYAKFLEKSTSDHPYMLSRKYAKNNGMRVAFINGGKAAAAMKELLHTEKVTVKELSSMNSDEIYNAARKAYLRPTCAAIHRETKVINGRETSCGKDGTEEEYLNLGLHVGHSYSLMYALTINSKKYIVLRNPHGRNPMELKNNPKVYHQSWSVKADCNIMDTYRGCSDMFWELAGNDNPYKSNGVFLLEVDEFKRLFHDVTFYSGPQLNYGTTALVPDEPVLKIKVTNGSANAIKVKVQSQNPDTGITSTKTVCTSLDYNKSKIIDLSERNIESRSRVRIIIVSGGKRSYSKYFFYHSEASRTVNLKYFAELN; from the coding sequence ATGGCAAATAACAAGATCTTTGATGGTTGTCCTGATCCGTTTAGCGTTGCTGAATTTATCAAGGGCGAACGAATCAATTGGTCTACAAAAAAAGACGAGTATGATGCTATCGCTGAATGCTTTGGCATAACTAAAAAAGGGTTTGTGCAAAACGCTTCGACCCTTTTGAACCCGCAGGTTTCTACAAATGCGAAAGGTGATTTTATTGTTATTTCAGAAGAAGACGCCGAGAAAAGGCTTGATTCGCTACTAAAAAAATTTGCGAGGTCTCAATCGAAAAAAAGTACAAAAAGCTCGAATCTAGAACAACGTCGTAAGAATATTGTTAAATCACTATTGTATAAGCAAGTTTCGGATGTTAGCAAAATGAAGCTTGTCTATGATGATGATAGTTCTGCTAGTGAAGATGATTTTTATTTGCCTGATGGCTTAAAATGGATGGATAAGGGGTACTTTTTCAATGAAACTGTTGATTGGAGGGATGTCTGTCAAAATGCTATTGGAGATTGCTATTTCCTATCGGCATTATGCTCTATAGCTTTTGTCAATCCGTTTTTAATTAAGAATGTAACAGCTTTTAGAAAAAAATGGAATAAAGATGGTGGCAAAGTTGCAAAATATGCTCCTTGGCATGCAATTGACTTTTATGTCCCCAATAGTAGCCAGTATGAATCATCTCAGGCTTGGAGTGATCAGAAAAAGACGGTACAGACAATTGTTGTTTCTGAAGATGTCCTTGTAAATAAAGATGGTCTTAATTATGGTGTGAGCGGCCATAAAGAAAAGTCGTATCGTATAAATGGTGGACGGCTTCCAAAAAGAAAATCGGGCAAAGACCCGTGCTGGCCCGCGGTTTATGAAAAAGCATATGCAAAATTCCTTGAAAAATCTACATCAGATCATCCCTATATGTTGTCTAGGAAATATGCGAAAAATAATGGGATGAGGGTCGCTTTTATTAATGGTGGAAAGGCTGCTGCGGCAATGAAAGAGCTGCTCCATACGGAAAAGGTTACTGTCAAGGAATTGTCATCCATGAATAGTGATGAAATTTATAATGCGGCTCGAAAAGCTTATTTGCGGCCTACTTGTGCGGCAATTCATCGTGAAACGAAAGTGATAAATGGGCGAGAAACTAGTTGTGGTAAGGACGGAACTGAAGAAGAATATTTGAATTTGGGACTTCATGTTGGACATTCATATTCGTTGATGTATGCGCTCACTATAAACTCAAAAAAATATATTGTGCTTCGCAATCCGCATGGACGTAACCCGATGGAACTAAAGAACAACCCCAAGGTTTACCATCAGTCTTGGAGTGTAAAAGCGGATTGTAATATTATGGATACCTATCGAGGCTGCTCGGATATGTTCTGGGAACTTGCGGGCAACGATAATCCGTATAAGTCTAATGGGGTGTTCCTGCTGGAAGTTGACGAATTCAAACGCCTATTCCATGATGTGACTTTCTATAGTGGCCCTCAATTGAATTATGGAACTACGGCTCTTGTGCCAGATGAACCTGTCCTAAAAATAAAAGTCACGAATGGTTCTGCAAATGCCATAAAAGTAAAAGTTCAGAGTCAGAATCCTGATACTGGAATTACATCAACAAAAACTGTATGTACTTCACTGGATTATAACAAAAGTAAAATCATAGATTTGTCAGAAAGAAATATCGAATCTCGGTCTAGGGTGAGAATCATTATCGTGTCAGGTGGTAAAAGAAGCTATTCGAAATATTTCTTCTATCATTCAGAAGCGTCAAGAACAGTCAATCTTAAGTATTTTGCAGAATTGAATTAA
- a CDS encoding BspA family leucine-rich repeat surface protein — protein MSGLFYCSSFNGDISKWKVTNVTDMSDMFCGSEFNGDISKWKVANVTNMSCMFLGSQFNGNISKWDVSNVVDMNGMFCSSKFNGNISKWNVSNVSDMNSMFLKSQFNGNISKWDVSNVTDMNCMFQFSKFNGNISAWKVSKVADMSMMFYHSEFNGNISGWNVQKTADISRMFHFSALEDAGNVPEWYNVLMKNLYMAR, from the coding sequence ATGAGCGGCTTGTTCTATTGCTCCTCATTCAATGGTGATATCAGTAAATGGAAGGTGACGAATGTTACCGACATGAGCGACATGTTCTGCGGTTCTGAATTCAATGGAGATATTAGCAAGTGGAAGGTGGCGAATGTCACCAACATGAGCTGCATGTTTCTGGGGTCTCAATTTAATGGCAATATCAGTAAATGGGACGTTTCGAATGTAGTTGATATGAATGGCATGTTCTGTAGCTCTAAGTTTAACGGCAACATCAGCAAGTGGAATGTATCGAATGTGTCCGATATGAACAGCATGTTCCTAAAGTCTCAATTCAACGGCAATATCAGCAAATGGGATGTATCGAACGTGACGGATATGAATTGCATGTTCCAATTTTCGAAATTTAATGGAAACATTAGCGCATGGAAAGTCTCTAAGGTGGCTGATATGAGTATGATGTTTTATCACTCCGAATTCAATGGAAATATAAGCGGCTGGAACGTGCAAAAAACGGCAGACATAAGCAGAATGTTTCATTTCTCTGCTTTAGAGGATGCCGGTAATGTTCCTGAATGGTATAATGTGCTTATGAAAAACCTTTATATGGCCCGCTAA
- a CDS encoding FIST N-terminal domain-containing protein: MSFQIHSTILDPEKLKPVWDILERVFPETPWFGNSTSGNIVDCEQMVDISVSAIIFEKTSSKFKIVQYDLSRESVGGIAGQIVAEADKDPWSRL, from the coding sequence ATGAGCTTCCAAATCCATTCAACCATATTGGATCCCGAAAAACTGAAGCCCGTTTGGGATATTCTGGAACGCGTGTTCCCCGAGACGCCGTGGTTCGGTAACTCGACTAGCGGAAATATTGTTGATTGCGAACAGATGGTCGATATTTCGGTGTCAGCAATCATTTTCGAAAAAACCTCCAGCAAGTTCAAGATTGTGCAGTACGACTTATCCAGGGAGTCTGTCGGTGGCATTGCAGGCCAGATCGTGGCTGAAGCCGACAAGGATCCTTGGTCAAGGTTGTAG
- a CDS encoding FIST N-terminal domain-containing protein, translating into MVKVVEIYHCISPFSTTALCEGLDSLAPNIQVFGGIVCSPDITSPNSCVFSSVGGLSKSGLLVVFYGGADLHVDSRKISGWKPIGRNFHVTRSDGNILYELGGVPAYEVYNKYLSIKNDQNFFYNALEFPMLYEHNGVSIVRAAGASNPDGSLSMSSDIDEGSIVRLSYGEPQLIEEKIKAESEVCENFAPEVQHIFSCAARKAFGPSMSRLTKFLRSRVWL; encoded by the coding sequence TTGGTCAAGGTTGTAGAAATTTATCACTGCATTTCGCCCTTCTCGACGACGGCTCTTTGCGAAGGGCTTGACAGCCTTGCTCCGAACATTCAGGTTTTTGGCGGTATTGTTTGCTCTCCCGATATTACGAGCCCGAATTCCTGCGTGTTCTCGTCGGTGGGTGGATTATCTAAATCGGGTCTGCTAGTGGTCTTTTACGGTGGTGCGGACTTGCATGTGGATTCCCGCAAGATTAGTGGCTGGAAGCCGATTGGCCGTAATTTCCATGTAACCCGCTCCGACGGAAACATCCTCTACGAATTGGGAGGAGTCCCTGCCTACGAAGTCTACAACAAGTATCTGAGCATCAAGAACGACCAGAACTTCTTTTATAATGCACTTGAGTTCCCGATGCTCTATGAGCACAATGGAGTCTCGATTGTGCGTGCGGCTGGCGCGAGTAATCCGGATGGTTCGCTCTCCATGTCTTCGGATATTGATGAGGGGTCCATTGTCCGGTTGTCGTATGGTGAACCGCAATTGATTGAGGAAAAGATTAAGGCTGAAAGTGAAGTGTGCGAAAATTTTGCTCCCGAAGTGCAGCATATCTTCTCTTGCGCGGCCCGAAAGGCGTTCGGTCCCAGCATGAGCCGACTTACGAAATTTCTCCGTTCTAGGGTCTGGCTCTAG